The proteins below come from a single Aspergillus oryzae RIB40 DNA, chromosome 5 genomic window:
- a CDS encoding uncharacterized protein (predicted protein): protein MPVLPSLQGSTFDEDIRDRHLIYDYAAQDTEGNPEKWRYEMWFYNEDRINYAIHGGPMAGRSAFQSATYQCIRPGELWQCNWLEETGTVCSLVFDISRKHITTLIAFSKGHWEKNTTARGDKRNPEDLARMRSLAQIGTQVDRILLSEQAEILEDFRGPGLNHFQMSRSGAE, encoded by the exons ATGccggttcttccttctttacAAGGATCCACCTTcgatgaagacattcgcGATCGTCATTTGATATATGACTATGCAGCGCAGGATACGGAGGGAAATCCAGAGAAATGGCGCTATGAAATGTGGTTCTACAACGAGGACCGCATAAACTATGCCATTCATGGGGGCCCCATGGCGGGGCGTTCGGCGTTTCAATCGGCCACATACCAATGCATCCGGCCCGGTGAGTTATGGCAGTGTAACTGGCTCGAGGAAACCGGCACCGTCTGTTCATTGGTTTTCGATATTTCGCGGAAGCATATCACGACCTTGATAGCCTTTTCCAAGGGACACTGGGAGAAAAATACGACTGCTCGTGGCGATAAGCGCAATCCAGAGGATCTAGCACGAATGAGGAGTTTGGCTCAAATCGGTACCCAAGTCGATCGGATACTTTTGAGCGAACAGGCCGAGATCTTGGAGGATTTCCGTGGTCCGG GACTGAATCATTTCCAAATGTCCAGAAGTGGAGCCGAGTAA
- a CDS encoding uncharacterized protein (predicted protein): MADPWGMRSTFRPCLVLLAMLSTILQPGLAQICSFWDGGCVDPYAQTAVSFDFSPLFLDDLTLYYAYDANSRGKGNEPMTKASFWMGYAAHHVDSSAITTNRTLEVGLRVGNLTGTPSGGTNGCDGVWGPQCSMNLKETFKEAIYQLSAKGEYYTFPLDTVLHEMLVNPPSLPNCPPPFFDVQRIPVKRT; encoded by the coding sequence ATGGCGGACCCTTGGGGAATGAGGTCGACATTCCGACCATGTCTGGTTCTATTGGCGATGTTGTCAACAATTCTGCAACCGGGCCTCGCTCAGATCTGTTCTttctgggatggtggatgtGTTGATCCCTATGCCCAGACAGCAGTTTCCTTCgatttttctcctctcttcttggaCGATCTTACACTATATTACGCATATGACGCCAACTCTCGGGGTAAGGGTAACGAACCGATGACTAAAGCTAGTTTTTGGATGGGATATGCAGCACATCATGTTGATAGCTCAGCTATCACCACAAATCGCACATTGGAGGTTGGCTTGCGTGTGGGGAACCTGACAGGTACCCCTTCCGGGGGGACTAATGGATGCGACGGTGTTTGGGGACCGCAATGCTCGATGAATCTCAAGGAGACCTTCAAGGAAGCAATCTATCAACTCTCCGCCAAGGGAGAATATTACACCTTCCCCCTGGATACTGTGTTACACGAAATGCTCGTCAaccctccctctcttcccaaCTGCCCACCGCCTTTCTTCGATGTCCAGAGAATTCCTGTTAAGCGTACGTGA
- a CDS encoding uncharacterized protein (predicted protein) yields MESRLPTRALKRESDSHEQSSSSKRPHGATMDPLALKDLGENLKMLPVPTDTDDLETTSRKMQDLARVVERGNSLALWTGLKLASHSKRRDLESSARAQMTESEWELYERWKGMQDTRNYGDEHNNQTEQQKPLNIPEFNWDENKAPVPTGANSVRKFTQRAAVMDMIWGHQGATPEHASWLTFNMPAMLPLIKAITKVSNIQKHIQDTDPLAGKLTDMEAAEIETVRRIVAIAEGNRLRELERIRKLAKSIWNHPMRPVMTQGSTAVKVTLKRSHPLLATGLVGY; encoded by the exons ATGGAAAGCCGACTACCTACTCGTGCACTAAAACGGGAGAGCGACAGTCATGAACAGAGTTCCAGCTCTAAACGACCGCACGGGGCGACGATGGATCCTCTAGCTCTCAAGGACCTGGGCGAGAACCTAAAGATGCTACCTGTGCCTACGGACACCGATGACCTGGAAACGACATCGCGAAAGATGCAGGACCTCGCCAGGGTTGTTGAGCGGGGCAATAGTCTTGCACTGTGGACGGGACTCAAGCTGGCGTCGCACAGCAAGCGCAGGGATTTGGAAAGCTCAGCTAGGGCACAGATGACGGAATCCGAATGGGAGTTGTATGAGCGCTGGAAAGGAATGCAAGACACCCGCAATTACGGGGATGAGCACAATAACCAAACtgagcagcagaagccatTGAATATTCCAGAGTTCAACTGGGATGAGAACAAAGCCCCTGTGCCAACAGGGGCTAACAGTGTTAGAAAATTTACACAGCGGGCAGCAGTCATGGACATGATCTGGGGCCACCAAGGCGCCACTCCCGAGCATGCATCGTGGCTGACTTTTAATATGCCAGCTATGCTACCCCTCATCAAAGCGATCACCAAAGTCTCCAATATTCAGAAGCACATTCAGGACACTGATCCTCTGGCTGGCAAACTGACAGACATGGAAGCTGCAGAGATTGAAACCGTGCGCAGGATAGTAGCAATCGCAGAGGGAAACAGATTACGTGAATTGGAACGGATCCGCAAGCTGGCCAAGTCCATCT GGAATCACCCGATGCGACCGGTAATGACGCAAGGTTCGACTGCAGTAAAAGTGACCCTAAAACGCTCGCATCCATTATTGGCCACCGGGCTCGTCGGATATTAA